One Pseudomonas sp. MM213 genomic window, CGATTGCAGCCGCGCCTGAAGGTTGAGCTGCGCGCCGAACATCCCCATCAACGCACCGAGCAGGGCGAAGCAGGCGGCCATCGGCAGCACGTAAGCGAGCGACAGGTTGAAGCCGCGCAAGCCACCCACCTGGCCACGCAACACCACGCCGGAGAGGATCGGCAGCATCGGCAACACGCAAGGGGTGAAGGTCAGGCCAAGGCCCGCAAGGAAGAATAATGCCAGCTCCCGCCAGCTCCAACTCGTGGTGGCGCCGCCACTGCCGTCGATACTCAGGCGTTCGGTCTCGGGCGGATAGCACAGGCCTTTGTCGGCACACCCTTGATAGGTCACCGCCAGCGTGAAGGCGCGTTGATCGCTGCGCGGCAGTTCGACATCGAGAATCCCGTGGTAAACCTCGACGTCGCCGAAGTACTCATCGTGCTTCTGCTCGCCTTTGGGCAGCTGTGCCGGGCCGACTACGATCTCGGCAGGGTCGGCGCGAAACTGAAAGCGATGGCGGTAGAGGTAATAACCCTCGGTGGCGACAAAACGCAGCTTGATCGATTGTGGCGTGCTGTCTATCAGGCTCAGTTGAAAGGCTTCGCGCACCGGCAGGAAGTCGGCGCTGTTGTTGATCGAGCCCAGGGTGGAACTGGGTCGACTCTCCAGCAAACCGGCGGCGGTGGCCGGCAGGGCGAGCACTAAAAGCAGCAGGCAGAGCAAACGGCGCATGACGATCTCGCGTATCGGAATTGGGGGCATGATAGCGGACAGTTGCACGGATTGCCCCGCCCCTGTAGGAGCGAGGCTTGCCCGCGAAGAACGATGACACGGTTCGCCTGATAAACCGTGTCGTTTGGTTCGCGGGCAAGCCTCGCTCCTACAGGTATGTGGTGGTCTGTCAGACGCGGAATGCCTGAACGGCCGTATGCAACCGCCCGCCCAATACCAACAAATGCTCGCCTTGCTCACGCCCCTCACCGATACGCAGCAAGTTATCCCCGCCCAATTGGTGAATCCGCTCACTGTGATCGCGGATTTCGCTGACGGCTCCGCTCTGCTGAGCCGTGACATCGGCAATGCGTACGGCGGTGTCGGAAATCGTCTGGATCGCCCCGACGATTTTATCCAGCGCACCGTCGGCCGCCTGGGCCTGATTGGCTGTCGCCTCCGCGTGTTCAACCTGCGCTCGCATGCCTTCCACCGACTCTCGGGCCGCTGTCTGCAGCCCGGCGATCAAGTTCTGGATCTCCGCCGTAGCGCCTGCGGTGCGCTGCGCCAATGACCGAACCTCTTCCGCCACGACGGCAAACCCGCGTCCCATTTCCCCGGCGCGGGCCGCTTCGATGGCGGCGTTCAGGGCCAGCAGGTTGGTCTGGTCGGCAATCGAGCGGATCACCGTCAGCACGCCGCCGATGGTGGCGGACTCCTCTGCCAGGTGTTCGATCATCTGTGCATTGCTTTGTACTTCGCCCACCAGCGCATGCAGCCCGGTGAGGCTCAATCCGATGACTTTCTGTCCATGTTCCACCGCCAATCCAGCATGGCGGCTGGCGTCGGCAGCCTGGCTGGCATCGCCGGCGACTTGTTGAATGGTCGCTTCCAGTTCACCGAGGGAGTCGCGGATCAACGCGGTGTCACCCGCCTGATGTTCGGCGCCGCTGTGCAAATCATTGCTCAACTCGGCCAGGGTGCGGCTGCTGCCGGCAACCTGCTCGGCGTTGAGGCGAATGGTTCCGACCAGATCGACGAGGTAGGCGCGCAGTCGATTGAGCGAGGCCTGGATGTCATGCAGTTCGCGATTGGTCTTGCCCAATTCGATGTCGCGGCTGAAGTCGCCTTCGGCCCAGGTCGAGAGTGCTGGCGCGAGGTTGGTCAGCGTTCGGGCCAGGCGCCGCTGCAGGGTGTCGATGAGTAATGCGATCAGCAGAATCAGGCCGATCATCACCCCTTGCATCAGCCGCACTTCGCTCTGGATCTGCCCGTGCTGGGCACGGACTACCGGTTCCAGCCCGGCGATGGACTGTTGCACGGCAGCGATTTTCTGGTGAGTCGCGGCGCTGAGGTCGGCGCGTTTCTGGATCTGCTCGCGGGTGCGCGCCAGCTCTGCGGGATAGCGCGTGAGCAGGCCGTTGAGCTCGCGCTTGAGGCCGACGCCGGCATCTTCCGCAACGGTTTTTTCGGTGTTCTCCAGGCCCATCATTGCAGCGAAATCGTCGGTGCCCGATTCACTTTTACTGGTCACGCCCAAGAGCGGCAAGGCGTTCAGAAGCTCGGCTTGCGTGCGGATGTTGGTGACTTCGCGCTCGACATCGGCGGCCAGTTCGCTGCGACCGCTGCTGACCAGTTTGTCCCGCGCCAAAGAGAGTTTGCCCAGGTGTTGGGAGGCTGCGAGCAATGGCGTCAGATAGTTCGCGTTGCTGCTGGCGTATTGACTCAACTGGTCGAGGCTGGCGCCGAGTTCGCGTTCGGCTTGCAGCAACAACGCCTGAGGATCGCCCGCAAGTTTGCCAGCGGCCAACAGGTCGGTTTTGCTGAATTCATCCAGGTTCGACAGGCTCGGCCGCAAGCTGTCGGCCAACGTCGGCGGTAACTCGGCGAGTTCCTTTTGCAGGCCGTCGATGGCTTGGCTGGCGCTGCTCAGGCGCAGCGCATCGCCGCTGGCCAGGTAGTCCTCGATGTTGCGCGCCACTTCATTCTGGAATTGCTGGGACAACCCGAGGTAGCGCTCCATCAATAGATAGGGGCGCTCCAGGGTTTTTGCGACCACCAAAGCGTGGCGCCGAGGGCCACGCACACGGCGACTAAAAGGAGGGTGTTGAGATTGGTCAGCAGCTTCAGGCGCATCAAGGGACTACCAACGGCGAAATGGTAAGTGCCTGAAGTTATTGCGTTTCTGTTACAGGGTTATGACTGAATGGGTCGATTCCGATGAAAAAGTGGCACTTTGCTTTGATGTCCGTGCGGCTTGTACGCGGTTGCGTCCGGCATGCTTGGCACGGTACAGCGCCTCGTCTGCCTGGCTGGCCATCATCAAGCCGTCGGAGTCTTCGCACAGCTCGACCACCCCGGCGCTGAACGTGCACCAGAGGTCCTGGGGCTGAGCGGGGTAATGGATTTCGGCGAAGCGCTGACGGATTTCGTCGAGGACTTTGCAGGCCGCTTCGATATCGGTGTCCGGCATGACGATGGCAAACTCTTCACCGCCGTAGCGGCCGATGAAATCGGTCTTGCGCAATCGTTGCTTGAGGAACAGCGCCAGGCTCTTGATCACACGGTCGCCCATGGGGTGGCCGTGGCTGTCGTTGACCCGTTTGAAGTGGTCGATGTCGAGCATCGCAAAGCTCAGCGGCTTGCTCTCGCGGCGGGCGCGGAAGCTGCAGTCTTCGAGCAATTGCAGAATGTGCGTGTGGTTGTACAGCCCGGTGAGGCTGTCGCGGACCATCCGCGCTTTCAGATTGCGCGCCCGCGCCGCGCGGTTGCGCACGGTGGTGATCAGGTGCCGGGGCTTGATCGGTTTGGTCAGGAAGTCGTCGCCGCCCTCGCTCATGGCGTCGAGCTGCTTGTCCAGATCGTCTTCGGCCGACAGGTAAATGATCGGCACGCTGACATAGCGGTCATTGTGGCGGATCACTTTGGCCAGTTCCGTACCGGTGCAGGCCGGCATGTACATGTCGAGAATGATCAGGTCGGGCTGGAAATCCGCCAGTTCGGCCATGGCCTGGATCGGCTCGATCAAGGTGCGCGTGACGATCCCGGCGCTGTTGAGCAGGCGCTCGGTGTGCAAGGCCTGGGCGCGGGAATCGTCGATGATCAGCACTTTATAAGGTTCGTACTGCGCGACGCAGGTCAGGACTTCGATTTTCTCCAGCAGGCTCGAGGCTTCGAGGGTGCCGGTGAGAAACTCCTGGCCACCGGCACGCACGGCGGCGAGGCGGGTCGGGGTGTCGGTTTCGAGCAGGCTGAAAAACAGCAACGGCAACGGTTCATCCAGGCCGACCTGGGCTTCGGCGGCCAGTTTCAGGCCGACGCCGGGGCCGCTGAAGTCCACGTCCATGACAATCGCGGCAGGCAAACGCTCGACCATCGAGGAGCGAAACGCCGACACGCTGTCGAGGGACTGGGCGCTGAGGCCGAAAAATTCCAGTTGTTTGGCCAGTCGCTCGGCACGGTCGTGATCCTGCAGCATCACGTAGATCGGCTTGCGCAACGGCGGCAGGAAGGTTTGTTCGAGCTGATCGCCATGGCGCAGGCCGGTACGCGACAGGCGCTGCATCAAGCGATTGAGGTCAGTGATCAGGCCGCTGCTGAGGCGTCCGCGATTGGCGTCGACAGCCTCCAGCGACTGGCCGATGTGGCGTGCCAGTTGCGTGTGTTCCGGTTGTTCGAAGCGCTCGGCGAAACGCAGCAGGCGCAGGTTGGCTTCACTCAGTTCCGATAAGTCGGTGGTGGACCACTCACTGCGTTGCAGGCGCTGCCAGATCTCAAGAATTTGACGTGCCTGATGAATTACCCGCTGGGCAAAGTGGTGCTTGAGGCGCTCACGGCTGGGGTCTTCTGGCTCGGTCATATCCTGACTACTAGTTAGGGTGCATGCTGAGATCGACTGGTGGCTCTATGCTAGCACCTCTTTTCAGTCGCATGAGTGTCGTATGTCAATAATCTGCAATGCGACGTCATTCAGTTTCTGACTGGCGGGTCTGAAAATGTGTGTCGGTGATCTGGCATTACCCATGATCAGGGCCTCTCCTGCCTGTTTTCGCGAATCGTCTGTCATCCCGGCGAGCGATACTTGTCAGGGAGTTCTGATTTTTCGCCGGCAGACTTGAACCGGATTTTCGGCTGGTAGGGTGTCAGGGAAACCCTTAGATGCCATCGGCCCATTATGACCCAGTGTTTCAAAGAACATCCCAGCGACGAGCAGCGGCTGAATCACAACAGCACGCCCGTTGCTGATTGTGAATGCAAAGAGGAACTGCTCTATGGGAGCAAGACGTTTGTTACCGACGTCCCGATTCTGACGTGCGCGTGCCTATGGCGACACTACCAGCGGGAGGCGGAGGACATCGTCGCACCTGGAGGGGTATTGATTGCCGACCCTGTTGAGCGCAACCGCGTTATCAACGCTGCGTACGCTCGACTCTGGCTGCACGATTCAAGATTTCAGTGGGCCGGGCTGGCGGCGTTTGCCTCCAAGCAGGTGGGCTGCGGGTTGCTCCATGCGGCGGACAGTATCGATCTCATTCGCGATGAGCATGAGTCGCGGGAGCGTATGCGAGATAGCCGCCGAGAGCATGGTTTGCTGACGCCTGACAGGATGGCCGGGCAGGCGGATGAGTTGCGTGAATATAAGGAAGCGGATGCGCGAAATCCGGTGCCCTCTGTGGATTTTCATTCAACGGGTGAGGAGCTGTCGCTGGTGCAGCAGCAGTTCAGGCATGTGCACGACATGATGGCGCTGGGGAATACCACGCTGTTTCTGGATGTTTTTCCGTTGCATGAGTTTTATGCGAAGCGGGGTTTGAGGGAGTTGAAGAAGTGCCTGGACGCCCGGAAGAGAATTTACGGGCATCCGAAGTTCCCGGTGTTGTGGCCAGCGGGGGAGGAAACGCTGAAGTTCGGGGTGGCTCACTTCGAAATTTTGCTGGGCTTTGAGGCGATAGAGGACGGAGACATCGCCGCAAGTGTTGAACATTTGGCGCGGCATGAGCAGAACAATATCCTCCAGCCGACGATTTACCAGAACCGTCAATTGGTGGCGTTGCTGCGTGCCAACCACGCTTCCTACGTCACGGGGTTTCCTTCAGGCGTTGCTCAGGCAATTGAGTTGACGCTTACCAGTCAATGCCAACGTGTCGAGGATGGGCGCACCATCGATTTTGGCGACAACCCGTTGGCGGACTTGTCCGACATCAAGCAGCGAATGGCATTCGTGCTGCAGGCCGCCGCACGTTTTGACCAGATGCTCGGGGACCACAACCGTTATGCATTGGAGCAGTCGATCAACGAGATCGCAGCAAGCGGTAGTAGTCAATGACTCTTCGATCACATTGGTTCGGCTGGCGCTGCGGCGCCTATCTTCTTGTCCTGGCTGTCCTGGCGTGGGCCTCCATTCAGCAACTGACGCAACCTCTCTGGGATGAACCCGAAATCGTCTTGGAAATAGGCGGGACGTATGAAGATCTACGCAGAAAATCTTCAGCCCCCTTTAGTCCGGAGATACGCGGACATATCTGGTCCGGTATCCCCATGACCGATGCGAAATTGCGATTCGTCGACCCGCAGTTTGGGTTCACCACTCCCGCTGCGCGCTTCTTTAGTGTTGGATTTGACGACAACATCATTTTCGGTATCCGCATGTCCCCGCAGATCGAGCCACTACTGCTCGATGATGCCCTGGAAGTAGCGCTGGATTTACAAGACCAGTGGCGCGGGGGCGGATGGAGGGTGGCCGGTAGGACACGCTATCCACCCTTTGCCGACACGCCTGAATGGCGAGCACAGCTGCGAGACAAAGGAGGCTCGGTTTACTGGAAGGCCGGCAAAAAATATCAAGTCTTGATGTACGTCCACCGTTTCAAATACGACCAACGGCCTGATGAAGAGCGCTACCTCATCACACTGTCGATCAGCAAACCGTGGACGCCTTTCGCAGAAGATGGGGATGAAGACGCTCTAATCGAATTGGATCAATCCATCCCGCTCACCCCCTTGTTTCCCAAAAAAACCAAAGGAGCCCCACCATGCCAACTCCCGCCTTCATGACCCTCCACGGCGAACACCAAGGCCTGATCAGCGCTGGTGCTTTTACTGAGGCGTCGGTGGGCAACATCTATCAAAAGGGGCGTGAGGACCAAATCATGATCCAGGCCCTGAGCCACGGGATCTTCGTACCGAAAGGGTCGGGCGCAGGTCGTCGGATGCACAAGCCCTTGATCGTCACCAAGGCCATCGACAAAGCGACACCGCTGATCAACAACGCTTTATGTTCTGGAGAATTGCTAAAAATATGCCGCGTCGAGTGGTATCGCACCTCGGCTAAGGGAACCCAGGAACACTTTTATACGATGGAACTGGAAGACGCGGTCATCATCGGTGCCGATGTGCTCATGCCCCACTGTCAGGACCCCGACACCGCTTACCTCACTCAACTGGAAAAGGTTCATTTCAGTTACCGGCGAATCTATTGGCGGCATGAAATCAGCCGAACCATGGGCTCCGATGAGTGGAACACCGAGGTGCCGGGATGAGGTTGGTCAACGAGCTCGATCTGTCCGAGTGGGAGCGTCAACATGCCTGGCCCAGTGAGCAAGCGCTGGAGCTTGTGCGCCAGGCGCTGCAAGATCGGCAGCTTATCGATGGAATGGACGAGTTGCGTGCCGGCCTGTTGATCGATATCGAGAGCGAGGTGCTCGACCCGATCGAGCGGGGAGAATGGCGGTTGGTCAGGCCTGAAGCCGATTACGCTGACTGGGTAATGCCGGAGCGGACCTTTGATCCAAAGGTAATGGAGCTGATGCAAAATCCGCCTGTTCAGCCGTCGAGAACGCCAAGGGTCTTTCGCCTCCTGGACAGCGCAACCGGTGAGCCGCTGGCGCTGCATGACTACATTGCGACGGTGGATGGGGACACGGCACCACGCAGGACCGACGGCAAGGGCATTGCTCATCTGTTTACATCAACGGGGTGGCAGCAAATCTCAATGAAGGTCATTGGCGTTTAACCCTGGCAGGGCGACTAGAATTCATCGGCGCTCGGTTGTCACAGACCTGACGCTAATTTCTGCGGATAACCCGACGACGGGTGCCGGGCAAAGGCACGTTGTTGTATGGTTGTGGTCGAACCGATGAACTCAAGTGATTGAAAGGATATCGCCATGCTGGACTGGAAGAACCGCGCGGGCAGCGCGCCTGAACGTGCCGCTGAACCGAAATCGGCTACCCGCAGTTACATCGGTGGCCTTTTGTTCAGTCGGGCGCTGGCCACGCTGATCGGCCTCTATCTGATTGTGGCCTTTGTGCTTGGCTGGTATTGGAGCCAGGAGCCGGCGCTGTTCCCGGTCCAACAGAATGCTCAAGTGGCGGCCGAGAAAGAAGGCAAGCAAATGGTCATCGGCTACACCACGGTCGAAACGCTCAAGACCGTCGCCGACACCTTGCTGACCAAACCGGGCGGCTACATCTCCAACGACCGTTTCCCGCCGGGCCTGTGGATGGACAACACACCGAGCTGGGAATATGGCGTGCTGGTCCAGGTCCGCGATCTGACGCGGGCGCTGCGCAAAGACTTCGCCCGTTCGCAGTCGCAATCGGCCGAAGACGCCGATCTGGCGAAAGCCGAGCCGCGTTTCAACTTCGACAATAAAAGCTGGGTGCTGCCCTCCAGCGAGTCCGAGTATCAGGAAGGCATCAATTCCCTGAGCCGCTATCAGGCGCGTCTGTCCGACCCTTTGCAGAAAAACGCGCTGTTCTATGCTCGCGCCGACAACCTGAACAACTGGCTGGGCGATGTGGGCACCCGTTTGGGTTCGCTGTCGCAACGCCTGTCGGCCAGCGTTGGCCGGGTCAAACTGAACACCGCGCTGAAGACCGAAGTGGTCGCGCCGGGTCAGGTGCCACAGGTTGACGAGGAAATCGTCGAAACCCCGTGGATGCAGATCGACAACGTGTTCTATGAAGCTCGCGGTCAGGCCTGGGCCTTGTCCCACTTGCTGCGTGCCATCGAAGTCGACTTCGCCGATGTGCTGGCGAAGAAGAACGCGACCGTCAGCGTGCGCCAGATCATTCGTGAACTGGAAGCGTCGCAGGAACCGGTCTGGAGCCCGATGATTCTCAATGGTAGCGGCTTCGGCGTACTGGCCAACCACTCACTGGTCATGGCCAATTACATTTCCCGGGCCAACGCCGCAGTGATCGATTTGCGTCAACTGCTCAATCAGGGCTGAGTCATGGTCGATAACGCGAGAGAGGCCGCCCACCGCGCGGCCTCGGATGCCGAACAGATCGCCTGGGTCGACGAGCAGGACAACCTGCTCGGCGCTCTGGTCCGCTCGGACCTGCGCGAGCGCGGGCTGATCGGGCGCGGCACCTACATCATGCTGTTCAATTCGGCTGGCGAACTCTGCGTTCACCGGCGCACCCTGAGCAAAGCGATTTATCCGGGTTACTGGGACGTGGCGGCGGGGGGTATGGTGCTCGTCAGCGAAACCTACGCCGAATCGGCCGCCCGCGAGCTTGAAGAAGAGTTGGGCGTGAGCGGGGTGGAACTCACTGCCCATGATCATTTTTTCTTCGAAGACACCGGCAATCGTTTGTGGTGTTCGGCGTTTTCGGCGGTGTGGGACGGCCCGTTGATCCTGCAACCGGAAGAGGTGCTCGAAGCGCGCTTTTTGCCAATCGATGAAGTGCTTCGGGAAATCGACGAAAAGCCTTACTGCCCGGACTCTCTGGCCGCGTTGAAGCGCTATCTCCGGGCTCGTGGCGGGGACGTCGCAAAAGAGGCATAAATTGGCGCCGATTGGCTCTTAGCAAGTCGGCTTTTTGCCGTTACACTGCGCGACCTTTTCAAGCTGAACCGTATTGCTCTTTGTAGGAGCGAAGCTTGCTCGCGATGGACGTTAACGATAACGCGTGCATCCAGATTGTACGCATCGTCCTTGCGTTCTTCGCGAGCAAGCTTCGCTCCTACAGGGTTGTTTCGGTTCAGTAGCGCTGCCCCTGCCTGAGTGGGGCTTCGCGGTCGATGGCACCTGCCCAGGTTGCCGCGACCAGTCTTTGTCCTCCCAAGAGGATTGCCGGTGGCCAAAAAAGCCGCATCCTTCGCCGCCCTTGGTGGCCTGGTATTTTCCACCGACGCAGGTCGTCATTGCCCGGATTGCAGTAAGCCGGTGGACGCCTGTATCTGCAAACAGACCGTTATCCCGGCCGGCGACGGCATCGCTCGCGTGCGTCGCGAAAGCAAGGGCCGTGGCGGCAAGACGGTGACCACCATCACCGGCGTGCCGTTGGCTGAAGACGCGCTCAAGGACCTGGCCACCACGTTGAAGAAACGCTGTGGCACCGGTGGGGCGTTGAAAGACGGAATCATTGAGATCCAGGGCGATCATGTCGAGCTGCTGTTGGGCGAGCTGATCAAACTCGGTTTCAAGGCAAAGAAGTCCGGCGGCTAGCAGCCTCTGTGAAAACCACCCTCGGCTTGACCCGGTCCTGATTTCTTCTGACCTGGCGTCGCCTACATGGTTTTCACAGAGCCTGTTCTGACCGGTTTCTAAACTCACTGCGGTCAGCGAGGTCTATCCCCTCGTTGACGAACCGTCATTTTCATCCTTTAGACTGCGCCGGCCTGAACACAGGCGACGCTCTATGACTTCTTTATAGGGGACTTCAATGTCCGTACGACGCACACGCAAAGACGATGGCAGCCAATGGACAGTTGCGGACAGCCGCAGTGTTTACGGGATTCGCCATTGGGGGGCCGGGTATTTCGCGATCAATGACGCCGGTCGCGTCGAAGTTCGTCCGAACGGTCCGGCCAGTTCGCCTATCGACCTGTTCGAGCAAGTCGACCAGCTGCGCAAAAGCGGCTTGTCCTTGCCGCTGCTGGTGCGTTTCCCGGACATTCTGCAAGACCGCGTGCGTCAGCTGACCGGCGCCTTCGATGCCAACATCGAGCGCCTGGAATACCAGAGCAAGTACACCGCGCTGTACCCGATCAAGGTTAACCAGCAAGAAGCGGTGATCGAAAACATCATCGCCACGCAGAACGTGTCCATCGGCCTGGAAGCCGGCTCCAAGCCTGAGCTGCTGGCCGTGCTGGCACTGGCGCCGAAGGGCGGCACCATCGTGTGCAACGGTTACAAGGACCGCGAGTTCATTCGGCTGGCGCTGATGGGCCAGAAGCTTGGCCACAACGTGTTCATCGTGATCGAGAAAGAATCCGAAGTCGGCCTGGTGATCGAAGAAGCCGCCTCGCTGAAGGTCAAGCCGCAGGTCGGCTTGCGCGTGCGCCTGTCGTCCCTGGCTTCGAGCAAGTGGGCGGACACCGGTGGCGAGAAATCCAAGTTCGGTCTGTCGGCGGCGCAACTGCTGTCGGTGGTCGAGCGTTTCCGCGCGGCGGGTCTGGACCAGGGCATTCGTCTGCTGCACTTCCACATGGGCTCGCAGATCGCCAACCTGGCGGACTACCAGCACGGTTTCAAGGAAGCGATTCGTTACTACGGCGAACTGCGCAACCTCGGCCTGCCGGTTGACCACATCGACGTCGGTGGCGGTCTGGGCGTCGACTACGACGGCACGCACTCGCGTAACGCCAGCTCGATCAACTACGACATGGACGATTACGCCGGTGTCGTGGTCGGGATGCTCAAGGAGTTCTGCGACGCGCAGAGCCTGCCGCACCCGAACATTTTCTCCGAAAGCGGCCGTTCCCTGACCGCCCACCACGCCATGCTGGTGGTGCAAGTCACCGACGTTGAAAAACACAACGACGACGTGCCGAAGATCGACAACAAGGAAGAGCTGCCGGAAACCGTGCAGTGGCTGGTTGACCTGCTCGGCCCGACCGACATCGAAATGGTCACCGAAACCTACTGGCGCGCCACTCACTACATGAGCGACGTGGCCACCCAGTACGCCGACGGCAAGCTGACCCTGGCGCAAAAAGCCCTGGCCGAGCAATGCTACTTCGCCGTGTGCCGTCGCCTGCACAACTCGTTGAAGGCACGTCAGCGTTCCCACCGTCAGGTGCTCGACGAACTCAACGACAAGCTGGCCGACAAGTACATCTGCAACTTCTCGGTATTCCAGAGCCTGCCGGATACCTGGGCCATCGGCCAGGTCCTGCCGATCCTGCCGCTGCACCGTCTCGACGAAGAGCCGCTGCGCCGCGCGGTGCTGCAAGACCTGACCTGCGACTCCGACGGCAAGATCAAGCAATACGTCGACGAGCAGAGCATCGAGACCAGCCTGCCCGTGCACGCTCTGAATGAGGGCGAAGACTACCT contains:
- the gcbA gene encoding diguanylate cyclase GcbA — its product is MTEPEDPSRERLKHHFAQRVIHQARQILEIWQRLQRSEWSTTDLSELSEANLRLLRFAERFEQPEHTQLARHIGQSLEAVDANRGRLSSGLITDLNRLMQRLSRTGLRHGDQLEQTFLPPLRKPIYVMLQDHDRAERLAKQLEFFGLSAQSLDSVSAFRSSMVERLPAAIVMDVDFSGPGVGLKLAAEAQVGLDEPLPLLFFSLLETDTPTRLAAVRAGGQEFLTGTLEASSLLEKIEVLTCVAQYEPYKVLIIDDSRAQALHTERLLNSAGIVTRTLIEPIQAMAELADFQPDLIILDMYMPACTGTELAKVIRHNDRYVSVPIIYLSAEDDLDKQLDAMSEGGDDFLTKPIKPRHLITTVRNRAARARNLKARMVRDSLTGLYNHTHILQLLEDCSFRARRESKPLSFAMLDIDHFKRVNDSHGHPMGDRVIKSLALFLKQRLRKTDFIGRYGGEEFAIVMPDTDIEAACKVLDEIRQRFAEIHYPAQPQDLWCTFSAGVVELCEDSDGLMMASQADEALYRAKHAGRNRVQAARTSKQSATFSSESTHSVITL
- a CDS encoding DUF2333 family protein, which translates into the protein MLDWKNRAGSAPERAAEPKSATRSYIGGLLFSRALATLIGLYLIVAFVLGWYWSQEPALFPVQQNAQVAAEKEGKQMVIGYTTVETLKTVADTLLTKPGGYISNDRFPPGLWMDNTPSWEYGVLVQVRDLTRALRKDFARSQSQSAEDADLAKAEPRFNFDNKSWVLPSSESEYQEGINSLSRYQARLSDPLQKNALFYARADNLNNWLGDVGTRLGSLSQRLSASVGRVKLNTALKTEVVAPGQVPQVDEEIVETPWMQIDNVFYEARGQAWALSHLLRAIEVDFADVLAKKNATVSVRQIIRELEASQEPVWSPMILNGSGFGVLANHSLVMANYISRANAAVIDLRQLLNQG
- the speA gene encoding arginine decarboxylase; the protein is MSVRRTRKDDGSQWTVADSRSVYGIRHWGAGYFAINDAGRVEVRPNGPASSPIDLFEQVDQLRKSGLSLPLLVRFPDILQDRVRQLTGAFDANIERLEYQSKYTALYPIKVNQQEAVIENIIATQNVSIGLEAGSKPELLAVLALAPKGGTIVCNGYKDREFIRLALMGQKLGHNVFIVIEKESEVGLVIEEAASLKVKPQVGLRVRLSSLASSKWADTGGEKSKFGLSAAQLLSVVERFRAAGLDQGIRLLHFHMGSQIANLADYQHGFKEAIRYYGELRNLGLPVDHIDVGGGLGVDYDGTHSRNASSINYDMDDYAGVVVGMLKEFCDAQSLPHPNIFSESGRSLTAHHAMLVVQVTDVEKHNDDVPKIDNKEELPETVQWLVDLLGPTDIEMVTETYWRATHYMSDVATQYADGKLTLAQKALAEQCYFAVCRRLHNSLKARQRSHRQVLDELNDKLADKYICNFSVFQSLPDTWAIGQVLPILPLHRLDEEPLRRAVLQDLTCDSDGKIKQYVDEQSIETSLPVHALNEGEDYLLGIFLVGAYQEILGDMHNLFGDTDSVNIYQNADGSVYHAGIETHDTIEDMLRYVHLSPEELMTHYRDKCASARISAAERTQFLDALRLGLTRSSYLSS
- a CDS encoding NUDIX hydrolase; the protein is MVDNAREAAHRAASDAEQIAWVDEQDNLLGALVRSDLRERGLIGRGTYIMLFNSAGELCVHRRTLSKAIYPGYWDVAAGGMVLVSETYAESAARELEEELGVSGVELTAHDHFFFEDTGNRLWCSAFSAVWDGPLILQPEEVLEARFLPIDEVLREIDEKPYCPDSLAALKRYLRARGGDVAKEA
- a CDS encoding methyl-accepting chemotaxis protein gives rise to the protein MERYLGLSQQFQNEVARNIEDYLASGDALRLSSASQAIDGLQKELAELPPTLADSLRPSLSNLDEFSKTDLLAAGKLAGDPQALLLQAERELGASLDQLSQYASSNANYLTPLLAASQHLGKLSLARDKLVSSGRSELAADVEREVTNIRTQAELLNALPLLGVTSKSESGTDDFAAMMGLENTEKTVAEDAGVGLKRELNGLLTRYPAELARTREQIQKRADLSAATHQKIAAVQQSIAGLEPVVRAQHGQIQSEVRLMQGVMIGLILLIALLIDTLQRRLARTLTNLAPALSTWAEGDFSRDIELGKTNRELHDIQASLNRLRAYLVDLVGTIRLNAEQVAGSSRTLAELSNDLHSGAEHQAGDTALIRDSLGELEATIQQVAGDASQAADASRHAGLAVEHGQKVIGLSLTGLHALVGEVQSNAQMIEHLAEESATIGGVLTVIRSIADQTNLLALNAAIEAARAGEMGRGFAVVAEEVRSLAQRTAGATAEIQNLIAGLQTAARESVEGMRAQVEHAEATANQAQAADGALDKIVGAIQTISDTAVRIADVTAQQSGAVSEIRDHSERIHQLGGDNLLRIGEGREQGEHLLVLGGRLHTAVQAFRV
- a CDS encoding DUF2515 family protein translates to MTQCFKEHPSDEQRLNHNSTPVADCECKEELLYGSKTFVTDVPILTCACLWRHYQREAEDIVAPGGVLIADPVERNRVINAAYARLWLHDSRFQWAGLAAFASKQVGCGLLHAADSIDLIRDEHESRERMRDSRREHGLLTPDRMAGQADELREYKEADARNPVPSVDFHSTGEELSLVQQQFRHVHDMMALGNTTLFLDVFPLHEFYAKRGLRELKKCLDARKRIYGHPKFPVLWPAGEETLKFGVAHFEILLGFEAIEDGDIAASVEHLARHEQNNILQPTIYQNRQLVALLRANHASYVTGFPSGVAQAIELTLTSQCQRVEDGRTIDFGDNPLADLSDIKQRMAFVLQAAARFDQMLGDHNRYALEQSINEIAASGSSQ
- a CDS encoding Hcp family type VI secretion system effector is translated as MPTPAFMTLHGEHQGLISAGAFTEASVGNIYQKGREDQIMIQALSHGIFVPKGSGAGRRMHKPLIVTKAIDKATPLINNALCSGELLKICRVEWYRTSAKGTQEHFYTMELEDAVIIGADVLMPHCQDPDTAYLTQLEKVHFSYRRIYWRHEISRTMGSDEWNTEVPG
- a CDS encoding translation initiation factor Sui1; the encoded protein is MAKKAASFAALGGLVFSTDAGRHCPDCSKPVDACICKQTVIPAGDGIARVRRESKGRGGKTVTTITGVPLAEDALKDLATTLKKRCGTGGALKDGIIEIQGDHVELLLGELIKLGFKAKKSGG